In Triticum urartu cultivar G1812 chromosome 6, Tu2.1, whole genome shotgun sequence, the following proteins share a genomic window:
- the LOC125513219 gene encoding aquaporin NIP3-3-like, translated as MEESRARGSADISLNINPAFSMDSMSDARATPAMMPRRSTSVKIVPIASDDENEKSPSPDPKTAIVHLVKKAMAEFLGTFLLVFIVLSAAIMNEMHGGALGLLGVAATAGAAVLVIVASLFHVSGSHLNPSVSVAMAVFGHLPWAHLAPYVSAQFMGAVTASFVAKAIYHPGPAVNLSAVVTTVPSIGTLEAFAVEFIITFILLFAIIAVATDPKAVKELVAVAAGAALMMNVLIAAESTGASMNPARTLGTAIATGTYTKIWVYMVAPPLGAIAGTGAYIALKH; from the exons ATGGAGGAGAGCAGGGCTCGCGGCAGCGCCGACATTTCTCTGAACATCAACCCAGCTTTCTCCATGGACAGCATGAGCGACGCAAGGGCAACGCCAGCCATGATGCCTCGGAGGTCGACTTCGGTGAAGATCGTGCCAATCGCGTCGGACGACGAGAATGAGAAATCTCCGTCGCCCGACCCGAAGACGGCGATCGTTCATCTGGTTAAGAAG GCAATGGCCGAGTTCTTGGGGACGTTCTTGCTCGTCTTCATCGTGCTGTCGGCGGCCATCATGAACGAGATGCACGGCGGGGCGCTGGGCCTGCTTGgcgtggcggcgacggcgggcgcGGCCGTGCTCGTGATCGTGGCCTCGCTCTTCCACGTGTCGGGGAGCCACCTGAACCCGTCGGTGAGCGTGGCCATGGCCGTGTTCGGGCACCTCCCGTGGGCGCACCTCGCGCCCTACGTGTCCGCTCAGTTCATGGGCGCCGTCACCGCGTCGTTCGTGGCCAAGGCGATCTACCACCCGGGCCCGGCGGTGAACCTCAGCGCCGTCGTCACGACCGTGCCGTCCATAGGCACCTTGGAGGCCTTCGCCGTCGAGTTCATCATCACGTTCATCCTCCTCTTCGCCATCATCGCCGTCGCCACCGATCCCAAAGCA GTGAAGGAGCTGGTAGCAGTTGCAGCTGGGGCAGCACTGATGATGAACGTTCTCATCGCCGC AGAATCAACAGGAGCATCGATGAATCCGGCGAGGACACTGGGAACGGCCATCGCCACGGGGACGTACACCAAGATCTGGGTTTACATGGTTGCGCCGCCGCTCGGCGCCATCGCCGGGACCGGAGCTTATATTGCACTTAAGCACTGA